The sequence AATGAATTAAAAAGAGCACATATACTgcctttttctttttctctgtGACTTGGAACCATCTACAGCAATAAACCTAACCACATCATCAACAACAACTCTCTGAACGCAACATTTATCTGTCTGATCATTCTCAGGCTCCAAGTCTATACTCATATTTGTGTCACTTAGGGAATCTGATTTAACTCTGCTTCTGAAAGGTTTGGACGGGCCTGGAATGCTAACACTAGAGAGTATATTAAGCGGAGCTTTTGTTGTATCAGTCTTCTGTCTATTTTTAGGCACTACCAGTTTCCCTACTCGCTCCGGCCCCTCGTTTGACAGAAGCATTGAATACAGAAACAGTGAGTTAAACCTCTCCATTAAGAGAAACATTTGCTCtttgaaaatttgattttttctcATCAATTGACTCGCATTGATATTCACATCAGATTTAGATGTGTTTTCTTTGGTCTTATTGTTGATATAAGCCATGAGTTTTCTGCATCCTGTTATTGTTGCATAGTGTGGAGGAAGCACATATGTTACACCGCCTAAAGCATTATTTCCCCATATGTCTGGTGCATTCGCAAACGTAACAgctgttgtttgttgttttctTGAGTAACTCTTTACTTGAAATAGATTTACGTCCTGCTGCGTATTTAGCAAGCCTGGGTACTTTTCAGCATATGAGCTTTTTTTGAAAAGGTCCTGCTTCAACTTTGCTCTCAAGAAAATGATCATTTTTTGCAGATTTGTCACATTCAGATTATGTGCTGATACTACAGCATTAGTATCTAGAACAAATATTTCATCTTCATCATAGATTTCATGTCGTTTTTTTTCCTCCTCTTGTTTGACATGTTCAGTTAAAAGATTAGCTATAATGGCATCTTCTATGATTTCAAGTGGTGATTCCCTTGTGATCCTTTTGCTTTTTCTATTATCAATTTCTGTTTCTATTCTCTTCTTTAGAACTTCAGTGGCTTTGTTTAGGTTGTCAGTGGCGAGTCCGTGGCCAAGGCGCCGTGCACCTCTTCTCGGTGCATTTTCAAGTGACAAGTTTGGATGTCTTTTCATCCATTTTAATAAGGTAATATATCTAGCTCTTAAATGTACTCTAGTTTTATCAGGGAAGTGCTTGGTAACACTGGAGTAGTTGGTGAGACATTCCTCATTGGCCATCAGTTGTAGCAGCTGCCGATCTTCCTGAACTGTCCAGACAGCAGAGATCCTCTTCTTAGCTAAAACTTGGTAACGCACACGAATCTGAGTGGCTGAACGGCCTGGTAGATACTCTGACATTTTCTTGAAGTTTGGTCCAAACTTATCAAAACATGTCAATATAACAGCATCTTCTTCTGGTAGGAATCTGCCTTTCCTCTTCTCAACAAGCCTGAAATACTTGTTATAAATTTGTATCTTAGTCCTGTTCTCCATGGATGAAGCTACTTTGCCCCAGGGTATGTAATCTTCTTCTTTATAATATTCAATCAATCGCTGAAGAAACTGTTCCTCTTCCTTCGTCCATTTTTTCCCGCAGGTTGTATTGCTCATGTTAGTTCTGTAGTAAACAAAGACTTGGTAGGCTGTTCTGCCGGTGTTCAGTTCTTTAGCAATGGCAGCCCAGTCTTGAAAATTGTACTTGGTTACTATATCTTGAAAGCGGGCATGTTCTTCAAGTTTCCAAGGATCTTTATTGATAGTAGGATGCAAAAATTCTTTCCATAGTATTCTGTACTCTGCAGCACAGtgtcttttatttaatttatttgcaacTATTTCCCAGTCATACTCCTGGTCTATTGGCAATGCTAATTCTTTTAAAGTCTTTTTTCCTAAAGCACTGATCtctttgtttatagtgtcaacTTGTCTTTCTAATTTCCTTGACCATTTATCTTTGTTCTGGCGTTTCAGCTGTGCAATCTTTGAATTCAACTCTTTCTTTTTAATATCAATTGACATTTCAAGAAGAAGTTTATTCAAACTGACTTTGTCTTTAGCAGTCCAGCCAGGCACTGAAGTGATCTCAGAAAAATCGTACATGTTgctttttttcataattatagTATCTTCATTATCAGGAGCTGGAAAATATGATTTGTCCTTAAAATATGGTTTACCGCAGTTTATGTAGCGGAACGTTTCTTGCCGATCTTTCTCTGTAGGGACTGCTAGCTTGTGAAGATCATTTAAGCTTTGTCTGCACTCATTTAAGCGGCCAACGAGCACTGATTCCAGTCTTCGTAGTTTTTCGTCTAGAAGCTTGTTAAGGGCTAAAGCAGAGTCGATTTTTGCATGTTCCTGTGCGGCGGTGTTAGTAGAAGTGCTGAGAATGGACCGAGAGTGTAGTGAGCTTACGCTGCCGCTTAACGATCCTAGGAGGATAGAAGGCTCGTCGTCTTGTGCTAAAGCGGCATTTAGCTGCGCTATATCGTTTAGCTGCTGTTCTTCATCACTATCCACATCCATAGTGTGCATTTTAACGAATGGTACTGTTTGCcttttgatacaaataaaaatagctTTAAATCATTGAAAATGTTGTGATAAATTctcaaaataaaacacaaaaatttgcTTACCGCAACGAATGTCAagatcaaaactgtcaaatgtgaAATGTGAAGTACGTTCAAAAATCTAATTCATAACTGTAAAGAACGGAACGAAATTGAGTGCCATTGTcgtttttcatatttatatttagtaacTTGGACTAGAACTGAATGCAATTAAAATCTCTTTCATAGcgattatattaaatttttaaagtaTGTTGCGTGAAAATCGCAATACCGCAGTATCCATCAATATAATTTGTGTTTCTAAACGTACGCTGACTAACTGTTATTCAAGCTTATGTTAAAAACGCTTATTTTCTAGGTATGATTGTCATTTCGGACAGCACCATGTGTACTTGAGTAAAGTAAACAAAACATAGGTAGTTTAATATATGGAGTGTAGAATTAAATTAAGTTTTGATTCGAATGCGCGGGGTCGGAATCTGTTCTTtggatttattgtatttttctaAAGATTCCCATGTTTTTAACGACATCGTTGAACCTTAGGTAACTATGTCCGAACCAGgtatcataaaaaaacttaGTGAGGATGTGGTAAACCGAATAGCAGCCGGTGAGATCGTTCAAAGGCCGGCAAATGCTTTGAAGGAACTTATTGAAAATaggtaaaatgaataaataataattgcttTTATCATTATGAACTGTCTCAAACACTGACACACACACCCTTTATTACAGTTTAGATGCCAAATCaaccaatataattattactgTAAAAGCTGGCGGCTTAAAATACCTGCAGgtatgttattatattaaatgttaatttaaatttttaattaggtatttttatatttaaaccaaCTAACCATATGATATGCTAGATCCATAGGCTACAGCATCCGATTACTATGAGGCCCACTATGTGCCTGCTTACCATAAAAAAACCTTACCCTATAATTTTTTAAAGGTGCTTGATAACTCCATTCCAAGTAGGTTACCTAcattcaaaattttttttagattcaAGACAATGGCACTGGTATCCGGAGCGACAACTTAGACATTGTCTGTGAGCGCTTCACCACCTCAAAGCTGAGCCAGTATGAGGATCTGCAGGAGATCAACACTTACGGCTTCCGGGGAGAGGCTCTGGCGAGCATCAGCCATATTGCCCATCTGACTATACTTACCAAGACTGCCGCTTCTAAATATGCTTACAAGTAAGTTTATATGACAATATGGGACCTTTGTTCCTTAGCAATGTATGTCTTAATCACATAGTCAAAAGAATTGGGAAGGTGAGTTGCagctttattattttattaagataacataaataatattcgGGAAAACCTACTAGCGTTCAACATCCTTTATCAAATGTAGACTCAGCATCAGTGCCAtttttagttattaataaataagttgTATTTGGGTAATTTCCGAACGCTCAAATGGAAATGGACAGGGCACATGATGCGCTCACAAAAAGACAAATGGACAGAAGATGTCACGGAATGGTACCCAAGAGGAGACCCCAATGTAAACCATACAAAAGAATGGAAGATGACTTTCCTAAAGACTGGAGAAGACTCAAAAAACCGCGATGAGTGGCGCCacctggaggaggcctatgtcaaaGACAGCCTGACAAAGAATCAGATAAAAAaagagcataaataaataaaatattgatacatatactaatataattgtaatgtaaatacTGAGTcaggaataaaggctatttcaatgcaattcaattcaatttggGTAATTTCGGAAAACGAGTAATCCTGAAAGTAATAAGAGATTCGGAATCATCCACCACTTCCTTTACCTGAAATAGAAACAGCATTGCTGTTGAAAATATTAatgaaaaactgtaatttttttattattattataaactaaacggcgattggccctagtcacacctgatggaaagtgaagacagggcctaagatggagctcaccggttcagtaacagcctattcactcttgttttaaagagacagAGGTcgtattgatcagggaatacagatggcgggagcgcattccattccttagccgtaaTATTTACCCCTCATTGTCAAAATGGTATTTACAGGGCATCATATGCAAGgcaaaaatgttatatttaccCCTTGTTATGTATAGACAATGGGGGTAGGTTTTGACATTTGGGTACAAAGTGGGGTAGTTGTGAAAAGTCAGTCTGTCAACGCGAACCTGATCCATGCCAGTGTCTGGACCCCTAAACTGTGAGTTATATTAGTGGCGACGAGAAAAACTAGGACAATAGTGTGCAATTACAGTGTAAAGTGTGTGATTTGAGTGAAAAACGCATAAAAGTAGGTATCACTGTGCAAAATGGGCATCAAGTTTGGGGAGTTTGATGTGGCGCTTGGCTGCTGGAAAAATTACATAGAGCGGTTTACTTTTTGTCTGCAGGCAGGTGATATTGAAGACGATAGTAAAAAGAAAGCTAATTTATTAGCTGTGTGTGGTTCCGACTTGTATGATCTGATTATATCACTGATAGCACCAACTCAAATAAGTGAGgttacttttacaacaattgTGGGTAAGTTGAACAATCATTTCCACCCGAAGCCAAATGAAATTATCCAGTCTTATAAATTTCATACTAAGTATCAAGAGGAGGGGGAAAAGATTAGGGATTTCATAGCACAATTGAGGAAATTGAGCATCGACTGTAACTTTACAGATTTGGATCGAACGCTGCGGGATCGTTTAGTGTGTGGTATAAGGGACAAAGAAGTACAGAAGAAGTTGTTACAACAGAGTACATTGACATTTGATCAAGCTTGTCAGATTGCTTTATCTCATGAGGCGGCAGGGATTGATTCAAGTATTATTGTTCCGGCTTCTTCTAGTCAAGTTTCTGGTGATTTAGAAGTACCAATGGAAGTAAATAAATTGACTAACAAAAGGAATGAAAGGCAGACAGAAAAGATGTCATGTGTGCGTTGTGGTAGACCCCATAGAGGCCCCTGCAGGTTTAGATGGACCAAATGTCATGGCTGTGGCAAGACGGGCCATATCGAGGCGGTTTGTGGTTTGAAGTTAAAAGGAAATAATACACCAAAATCTGATTTTAATGGATTATATGAAGAAATTGCAGTTAATAATATGAGACAAGATAGTGCAGTACCAGCATATATGATGGAAATAATGCTGAATAGAGTTAGAATAGATATGGAAGTAGACTCCGGGTGCGCTTTCAGTCTCATAAGTGAGCAGACCGCTAGGATAGTTTGGCAGGGCTCGCTCCCAGTATTTGATGATATTGGGGTTTCTTTAAAGACATGGACACAGAACAGACTATGTATAATGGGTAAAGTGACAGTTTTGGTTCAGAATAAGAAgataaagaaaaacttatcCTTAGTTGTGGCTAAGGGCAACGGGCCAAGCTTGATCGGTCGGAATTGGTTCCGGGATTTAGGGATACACGTCCAAGGAGTAAATAGTTTAAAGGTTGACAGCGATGAAGTGACCACAACACTAAATGGAATACAGAAACGCTATGTAGGAGTTTTTCAGGAAGGATTAGGGAAATATACGGGGCCTGTAGTGTGTATTAGGCCAAAAGAAGGAGCAAAGCCAGTATTTTTAAGAGCAGACCGGTGCCGTTCGCAATAAAAGGCCGAATTTACGAAGAGTTGGATAGGCTAGAAGCTGAAGGCGTTTTGGAGGCGACTTCACATTCCGAATGGGCCACACCTATAGTTCCAGTACTTAAGCAAGATGGCAAGGTACGTCTGTGCGGGGATTATAGGGCGACAGTGAATGCCGTGACGGATACTGACACTTACCCCTTACCTACCCCCAGTGAAGCTTTTGCGGAATTACAAGGGGGAGTTTTATTTACAAAGATAGATTTGGAACGGGCGTACACCCAGGTTATGGTAGATGAGGAGACAGCGAATTTGCTAACTATTAATACCCCTAAGGGGTTATATAAAATGAAGAGATTACCCTTCGGGGTAAAGGCTTGTCCTGGCATATTCCAACGACTCATGTCGACGCTATTGGCTGGTATCCCTGGGGTAGCCGTACTGTTAGACGATATTGTGGTTACTGGCAATGGAGTGCAAGAACACAATAGGAGGCTCGAGGCGGTGCTTCATAAGTTACAGGAAGCGGGATTGCGagtgaataaaaacaaatgtaaatttGCTGCCAGGAGTGTGCAGTTTTTAGGTTTTATGATTGACGAATTTGGTATTCATCCTTGCGAGGAGAAGATTAATGAGATTGAGAAGACGCCTGCACCTCGTAATGTGAAAGAGCTTCAAGCATTCCTGGGGCTGACAAATTTTTATGATAGATTTTTGCCACACAAAGCGTCGATTTCTGAGCCATTGTACAGATTACTTGACAAAGACGCGAAATGGAAATGGGGAAAAGAACATCAAAATTCATTTGAGAAGCTAAGGAAAATGCTTTCCAGTAAAGATACTCTGGTGCATTAtgacataaaaaataaacttattttatcTTGTGACGCGTCACAGTACGGACTGGGAGCAGTGTTAGAACACGAGATGGCTGATGGAAGTATCAGACCCGTAATGTTTGCCTCGAGAACCATGAACGCACATGAACGTGATTATGCACAAATAGACAAGGAAGCAGCTGCTATAATATTTGGCTTGAAGAAATTTCATCAGTTTATAAGTGGTCGAAGAGTGATTATCAAGACAGATCATAAGCCTTTGTTGGGGATATTCGATTCAAAGAAACCTATACCCAATATTATATCACCTAGGATGTTACGGTGGGCACTCCTACTGAACTCTTACGACTATGAAATACAATATGTCCAGGGGAAAAAAATTGGAAACGCAGATGCCCTCAGTCGATGGCCGGGTCCACCAGGTACGCAAATGCCGGAAGAGGATTTTTTAGGAATTCTACTAATAGAGGAGACACCCATTGAATTGGAGTTTTCTGCCATAGAAGTGGCCAACTTGACAAAAAAGGATAAGTGTctcagtaaaatattatattggaTACGTAACGGATGGCCTGGGAAGAGTAATGACGAGTACAAGGTTTACTGGCAAAAGCGAGACGAGTTTTCCATGTATAAAGATTGCATTTTATGGGGAAATAGAGTGGTTATACCAGAGAAGATGCGAGGAAAAGTGCTGGAGGAGCTGCATATGAATCACGACGGTATTGTGATCACAAAGGCTATGGCGAGAAGCTATTTTTGGTGGCCTGC is a genomic window of Cydia strobilella chromosome 20, ilCydStro3.1, whole genome shotgun sequence containing:
- the LOC134750700 gene encoding snRNA-activating protein complex subunit 4 homolog; amino-acid sequence: MHTMDVDSDEEQQLNDIAQLNAALAQDDEPSILLGSLSGSVSSLHSRSILSTSTNTAAQEHAKIDSALALNKLLDEKLRRLESVLVGRLNECRQSLNDLHKLAVPTEKDRQETFRYINCGKPYFKDKSYFPAPDNEDTIIMKKSNMYDFSEITSVPGWTAKDKVSLNKLLLEMSIDIKKKELNSKIAQLKRQNKDKWSRKLERQVDTINKEISALGKKTLKELALPIDQEYDWEIVANKLNKRHCAAEYRILWKEFLHPTINKDPWKLEEHARFQDIVTKYNFQDWAAIAKELNTGRTAYQVFVYYRTNMSNTTCGKKWTKEEEQFLQRLIEYYKEEDYIPWGKVASSMENRTKIQIYNKYFRLVEKRKGRFLPEEDAVILTCFDKFGPNFKKMSEYLPGRSATQIRVRYQVLAKKRISAVWTVQEDRQLLQLMANEECLTNYSSVTKHFPDKTRVHLRARYITLLKWMKRHPNLSLENAPRRGARRLGHGLATDNLNKATEVLKKRIETEIDNRKSKRITRESPLEIIEDAIIANLLTEHVKQEEEKKRHEIYDEDEIFVLDTNAVVSAHNLNVTNLQKMIIFLRAKLKQDLFKKSSYAEKYPGLLNTQQDVNLFQVKSYSRKQQTTAVTFANAPDIWGNNALGGVTYVLPPHYATITGCRKLMAYINNKTKENTSKSDVNINASQLMRKNQIFKEQMFLLMERFNSLFLYSMLLSNEGPERVGKLVVPKNRQKTDTTKAPLNILSSVSIPGPSKPFRSRVKSDSLSDTNMSIDLEPENDQTDKCCVQRVVVDDVVRFIAVDGSKSQRKRKRQYMCSF